A single genomic interval of Oceanithermus profundus DSM 14977 harbors:
- a CDS encoding dipeptide epimerase, protein MRLDWRTYTLELAHPFRIAHGTSWTRTAVFVDLEGGLGEAAVVPYHGESVEAVTAYLERARARLEGAPASLQGRLARLPAGGSRAARAALEMALFDLWGRALGAPLWRLFGLDPDRAPPTSFTVAMGDPNEMAGLARAAKMPVLKLKVGSEDDLARLEAVRAARPDARIRVDANGGWTPETARRLLPELVRLGVEFLEQPLPPEERAAYAELKGSLPLFADEPIKTVRDVVEWAPYVDGVVIKLAKSGGLAPARAMIETARGLGLQVMLGCMVETRLAVGAAAHLAPLADHADLDGPLLIKNDPFTGLDYDGPRLVGPTGPGLGVRPRT, encoded by the coding sequence GTGCGCCTCGACTGGCGGACCTACACCCTCGAGCTGGCCCACCCCTTCCGCATCGCCCACGGCACCAGCTGGACGCGGACCGCCGTCTTCGTGGACCTGGAGGGCGGCCTCGGCGAGGCCGCGGTGGTGCCCTACCACGGCGAAAGCGTGGAGGCGGTGACCGCCTACCTGGAACGGGCCCGCGCCCGGCTCGAGGGCGCGCCCGCCAGCCTGCAGGGCAGGCTCGCGCGCCTGCCCGCCGGGGGCTCGCGGGCGGCGCGGGCGGCGCTGGAGATGGCGCTCTTCGACCTCTGGGGCCGGGCGCTGGGCGCGCCGCTGTGGCGGCTCTTCGGCCTCGATCCGGACCGCGCCCCGCCCACCTCGTTCACCGTCGCCATGGGCGACCCCAACGAGATGGCCGGCCTGGCCCGCGCCGCGAAGATGCCCGTTCTCAAGCTCAAGGTGGGCTCGGAGGACGACCTGGCGCGGCTCGAGGCGGTGCGCGCCGCCCGCCCCGACGCCCGAATCCGCGTCGACGCCAACGGCGGCTGGACGCCCGAGACCGCGCGCCGCCTCCTCCCCGAGCTGGTGCGCCTGGGCGTCGAGTTCCTGGAACAGCCCCTCCCGCCCGAAGAACGCGCGGCCTACGCCGAGCTGAAAGGGAGCCTCCCCCTCTTCGCCGACGAACCCATCAAGACCGTGCGCGACGTGGTGGAGTGGGCCCCCTACGTGGATGGGGTGGTGATCAAGCTGGCCAAGAGCGGCGGCCTCGCGCCGGCGCGGGCGATGATCGAGACCGCCCGCGGCCTCGGCCTGCAGGTGATGCTGGGCTGCATGGTCGAGACCCGGCTGGCCGTGGGCGCGGCCGCCCACCTGGCGCCGCTGGCCGACCACGCCGACCTCGACGGCCCGTTGCTGATAAAGAACGACCCCTTCACGGGCCTGGACTACGACGGCCCCCGCCTCGTCGGGCCCACAGGCCCCGGGCTCGGCGTCCGGCCGCGAACTTAG
- a CDS encoding LutC/YkgG family protein gives MPDAKRRILRRVRRALEGRWPVEAPTGPWRPAAEAASAVERFLAHAEASGVEVRRFESPAAARAWLADWAAGFQSAAVSPRVPAPLAPALPTAPPEEAGLGVSRALAAVADTGSVLLSSAEGRRLQLLPPAHLVWVDEAEVVQHLGEALGRLADDPPSALALHSGPSKSADIGQIMVQGVHGPGRLVVAVVRGLAELEAGPAEPPPTREAPSHTPEATPPAGLDWAAVRALEGRRLATKRGDAFTVEKVTENTAVVRVGSSNKTYTLRRHCLEKAARLAASGTPIPGPVAYRKLACNEAPAYAWAVLRALGRV, from the coding sequence GTGCCTGACGCCAAGCGCCGCATCCTCCGCCGCGTGCGCCGCGCCCTCGAGGGCCGCTGGCCGGTCGAGGCGCCCACCGGCCCCTGGCGCCCCGCCGCCGAGGCCGCGAGCGCGGTGGAGCGCTTCCTCGCCCACGCAGAGGCCAGCGGCGTGGAGGTACGGCGTTTCGAAAGCCCCGCCGCCGCCCGCGCCTGGCTTGCGGACTGGGCCGCGGGCTTCCAAAGCGCGGCGGTGAGCCCGCGCGTGCCCGCGCCGCTTGCCCCGGCGCTGCCCACCGCCCCGCCCGAGGAGGCCGGGCTGGGCGTGAGCCGCGCCCTCGCGGCCGTGGCCGACACCGGCAGCGTGCTGCTTTCGAGCGCCGAGGGGCGAAGGCTGCAGCTCCTGCCCCCGGCGCACCTGGTCTGGGTGGACGAGGCCGAGGTGGTCCAGCACCTGGGCGAGGCGCTGGGGCGGCTCGCAGACGACCCGCCCAGCGCCCTGGCGCTGCACTCGGGCCCCAGCAAGTCGGCCGACATCGGCCAGATCATGGTGCAGGGGGTGCACGGCCCCGGGCGGCTGGTCGTGGCGGTGGTGCGCGGCCTGGCGGAGCTGGAGGCCGGCCCCGCGGAGCCGCCCCCCACGCGCGAGGCCCCTTCTCACACCCCCGAGGCCACACCCCCCGCGGGGCTCGACTGGGCGGCCGTGCGCGCGCTCGAGGGACGCCGCCTCGCCACCAAGCGCGGCGACGCCTTCACCGTGGAGAAGGTCACCGAGAACACCGCGGTGGTGCGGGTGGGCTCGAGCAACAAGACCTACACCCTGCGCCGCCACTGCCTGGAAAAGGCCGCCCGCCTGGCCGCATCCGGCACCCCCATCCCCGGCCCGGTGGCCTACCGCAAGCTCGCCTGCAACGAAGCCCCCGCCTACGCCTGGGCCGTCCTGCGCGCCCTCGGCCGCGTCTGA
- a CDS encoding LutB/LldF family L-lactate oxidation iron-sulfur protein: MAAEGYKAAARRTLERTPEVREAVTRATLHFDANRARAYGEVEAEAWRDWAAATKRHTLSRLDRYLLEAERRLTARGAEVHWAEDAEDAQQILRELAERYGVRRVVKGKSMLSEELGVNRLLERLGVEVFETDLGEYIIQLAGEPPSHIVGPAIHKGLEEIRALFHEHLGTPPDAGPESLAAAARRVLREAFLTADMGISGANFVVAETGTVVLVENEGNIRLTTSAPRVHVALVGIEKLLPRACDLEVFLQLLARAATGQKIGTFVSLINGPRRPEEPDGPEHLHVVFVDNGRTSVLADREMHEALACIRCGACLNACPVYRQTGGHAYGQVYSGPIGIVLTPGLKDPRLAEDLGYACSLCTACADVCPVKIPLPKQILAWRVRSAKHAPAAERLAFAGYAEVMTRPRFYRLSGKLLRIAAPLTGAPWLPVLGAWAAGHGAIEPSPKSFREIWEEELDGA, encoded by the coding sequence ATGGCGGCTGAGGGGTACAAGGCGGCGGCCCGGCGCACCCTTGAGCGCACGCCCGAGGTGCGCGAGGCCGTCACCCGCGCCACCCTCCACTTCGACGCGAACCGCGCCCGCGCCTACGGCGAGGTCGAGGCCGAGGCCTGGCGCGACTGGGCCGCGGCGACGAAGCGCCACACCCTGAGCCGGCTCGACCGCTACCTGCTCGAGGCCGAACGCCGCCTCACCGCCCGCGGGGCCGAGGTCCACTGGGCCGAGGACGCCGAGGACGCGCAGCAGATCCTGCGCGAGCTGGCCGAGCGCTACGGCGTGCGGCGGGTGGTCAAGGGCAAGAGCATGCTCAGCGAGGAGCTGGGGGTGAACCGACTGCTGGAGCGGTTGGGGGTCGAGGTCTTCGAGACCGACCTGGGCGAGTACATCATCCAGCTCGCGGGCGAGCCCCCCAGCCACATCGTCGGCCCGGCGATCCACAAGGGGCTCGAGGAGATCCGCGCCCTCTTCCACGAGCACCTGGGCACGCCGCCCGACGCCGGCCCCGAGTCGCTCGCCGCCGCCGCCCGCCGGGTGCTGCGCGAGGCCTTCCTGACCGCCGACATGGGCATCAGCGGCGCCAACTTCGTGGTGGCGGAGACGGGCACGGTGGTGCTGGTGGAGAACGAGGGCAACATCCGCCTCACCACCAGCGCGCCGCGGGTGCACGTGGCGCTCGTGGGCATCGAGAAGCTGCTGCCGCGCGCGTGCGACCTGGAGGTCTTCCTGCAGCTGTTGGCGCGCGCCGCCACCGGCCAGAAGATCGGCACCTTCGTGAGCCTGATCAACGGCCCGCGCCGACCCGAAGAGCCCGACGGGCCCGAGCACCTGCACGTCGTCTTCGTGGACAACGGCCGCACCAGCGTCCTCGCCGACCGCGAGATGCACGAGGCGCTCGCCTGCATCCGCTGCGGCGCCTGCCTCAACGCCTGCCCCGTCTACCGCCAGACCGGCGGCCACGCTTACGGCCAGGTCTACTCCGGGCCTATCGGCATCGTGCTCACCCCCGGCCTCAAGGACCCCCGCCTGGCCGAGGACCTCGGCTACGCCTGCAGCCTCTGCACCGCCTGCGCCGACGTCTGCCCGGTGAAGATCCCCCTGCCCAAGCAGATCCTCGCCTGGCGGGTGCGCAGCGCAAAGCACGCGCCCGCCGCCGAGCGGCTCGCCTTCGCGGGCTACGCCGAGGTGATGACGCGGCCGCGCTTCTACCGGCTTTCGGGCAAGCTGCTCCGGATCGCCGCGCCCCTCACCGGCGCGCCCTGGCTGCCCGTCCTGGGCGCCTGGGCCGCGGGCCACGGGGCGATCGAGCCCAGCCCCAAGAGCTTCCGCGAGATCTGGGAGGAGGAACTGGACGGTGCCTGA
- a CDS encoding (Fe-S)-binding protein — protein MRVCFFVTCLADQFFAEAAADAVRLLRALGVEVRFPRAQTCCGQPAFNAGHWGEARRMAAHTQDVFEGCDYVVLPSGSCTTMLRAYSPRLFEGDRPRYDTALDLAERSYELVEFLVRVLNVGSVGRGLAGQRVAYHHGCHVSRELGIKEEPVRLLEAAGAEVVPWEADQECCGFGGVFSVKNAPVSLAMADRKLDTLPEVDALTSADGACLLHLAGRAKKRGLKVPVRHVASLLWEAHHGG, from the coding sequence ATGCGCGTCTGCTTCTTCGTCACCTGCCTGGCCGACCAGTTCTTCGCGGAAGCCGCCGCCGACGCGGTGCGGCTCTTGCGGGCGCTGGGCGTGGAGGTCCGCTTTCCCCGCGCGCAGACCTGCTGCGGCCAGCCCGCCTTCAACGCCGGGCACTGGGGCGAGGCCCGCAGGATGGCCGCCCACACCCAGGACGTCTTCGAGGGGTGTGACTACGTGGTGCTGCCCTCGGGCTCGTGCACCACGATGCTGCGCGCCTACAGCCCCCGCCTCTTCGAGGGCGACCGCCCCCGCTACGACACGGCGCTGGACCTGGCGGAGCGCAGCTACGAGCTGGTGGAGTTCCTGGTGCGGGTGCTGAACGTCGGAAGCGTGGGCCGGGGGCTCGCGGGCCAGCGGGTGGCCTACCACCACGGCTGCCACGTCAGCCGCGAGCTGGGCATAAAGGAGGAGCCGGTGCGCCTGCTGGAGGCGGCCGGGGCCGAGGTCGTGCCCTGGGAGGCCGACCAGGAGTGCTGCGGCTTCGGCGGCGTCTTCTCGGTCAAGAACGCGCCCGTCAGCCTGGCCATGGCCGACCGTAAGCTCGACACCCTGCCCGAGGTGGACGCGCTCACCTCGGCCGACGGCGCCTGCCTGCTGCACCTGGCCGGACGCGCGAAGAAGCGCGGGCTGAAGGTGCCGGTGCGGCACGTCGCCAGCCTGCTTTGGGAGGCCCACCATGGCGGCTGA